A single region of the Salvia miltiorrhiza cultivar Shanhuang (shh) chromosome 8, IMPLAD_Smil_shh, whole genome shotgun sequence genome encodes:
- the LOC130999045 gene encoding uncharacterized protein LOC130999045, with product MSHPKMNLLPEKDSYETYLKLREKKKASGKGKKGGSGSEPVSESDVQVVEPSGRSKRKKKATPFEVLDYSDGSIHLTLPSGTSAQTDYDSCADHFERLLLEDDRTRMLKVGVVDSASTAARLAFQGYQYTLFMKEQLVETADQLKVALREQDALRKELEEVKGRYETAEKELRDELSLKSHLISTLQSQIGQLEATLKVREEELQFSHLETVILTRGEMMKEFKEGNAGSWDVEKGIREMEDVLRDRAEGVGVVDATTDGEGDGGDD from the exons ATGTCACACCCCAAGATGAATCTTCTTCCGGAAAAGGATAGCTATGAAACTTACTTGAAGCTGCGGGAGAAGAAGAAAGCATCCGGCAAGGGCAAGAAGGGTGGTTCGGGTAGTGAGCCCGTTAGTGAGTCCGATGTCCAAGTAGTCGAACCGTCAGGGCGGtcaaagaggaagaagaaagcAACGCCTTTTGAGGTCCTGGACTACTCCGATGGCTCTATCCATCTCACACTTCCTAGTGGGACTTCAGCCCAGACCGACTATGATTCGTGTGCGGATCATTTTGAGCGTCTGTTGCTAGAGGACGACCGCACTAGGATGTTGAAGGTTGGAGTGGTTGATTCTGCCAGCACTGCCGCCCGTCTTGCGTTTCAG GGCTATCAGTATACTCTGTTCATGAAGGAACAGCTGGTAGAGACGGCTGACCAGCTCAAGGTGGCTCTGAGAGAGCAAGACGCCCTTCGGAAGGAACTCGAGGAAGTGAAGGGTCGTTATGAAACGGCAGAGAAGGAGCTGAGGGATGAGCTATCCTTGAAGAGTCACCTGATTTCTACCCTTCAGTCTCAGATAGGGCAATTGGAGGCGACTTTGAAGGTCCGAGAGGAGGAACTTCAGTTTAGCCATCTTGAGACGGTCATTCTTACCCGTGGTGAGATGATGAAGGAGTTCAAGGAAGGGAATGCGGGTTCCTGGGACGTAGAGAAGGGCATACGTGAGATGGAGGATGTGCTACGTGACAGGGCTGAAGGAGTGGGAGTGGTTGATGCCACTACTGACGGCGAGGGCGACGGGGGCGATGACTAG